A DNA window from Setaria viridis chromosome 2, Setaria_viridis_v4.0, whole genome shotgun sequence contains the following coding sequences:
- the LOC117844950 gene encoding solanesyl-diphosphate synthase 1, mitochondrial, translating to MMLPGRLLLAGLLRSASTASSAPRMPTNMCYWDRFTWSSCYFHSTSDHSSRKAGLTAKEQLDPFVLIKDEVSEVTDRLRSMVVAEVPELTSAAGYFFRAGAEGKRTCPTVLLLMASAISMDIADGLENKPRARHMHLAEITEMIHISSLIHDDVLDDADTRRGMDSLNFKVGKKLAVLAGDFLLFRAFSAAVSLDNTEVVSLLATAVNNLVTGELMQMSITPAQRCSMDYYLQKTYYKTAALISNSCKAIAVLAEQTTEVQALAYQYGRHLGIAYQLIDDILDFTGTSASLGKASLSDIHQGIVTAPILFAMEEFPELHDIVEQGFDDPLNVKTALKYLSKSQGIERTRFLAAEHAKLAAGAIDDLPDSEDQVLLNSRQALKDLTQKFMRRTK from the exons ATGATGCTGCCGGGACGGCTTCTTCTCGCTGGGCTCCTGCGCTCAGCCTCCACCGCTTCCTCCGCTCCCCGAATGCCAACG AATATGTGCTATTGGGACAGATTTACTTGGAGTTCATGTTATTTTCACAGCACAAGTGATCATTCTTCCAGAAAAGCAGGGCTAACAGCTAAG GAGCAGCTAGACCCCTTTGTGCTGATTAAAGATGAAGTCTCTGAAGTGACAGATCGATTGCGCTCAATGGTGGTTGCTGAG GTGCCTGAACTGACATCAGCAGCTGGATACTTCTTCAGAGCTGGAGCTGAAGGGAAAAGAACTTGTCCTACT GTTCTACTGTTGATGGCTTCAGCTATAAGCATGGACATAGCTGATGGCTTAGAGAATAAGCCTCGAGCAAGGCATATGCATCTTGCTGAGATAACTGAAATGATTCAT ATATCGAGCCTTATTCATGATGACGTTTTGGACGATGCTGATACTAGGCGTGGCATGGACTCATTGAACTTCAAAGTGGGGAAGAAA CTTGCAGTATTGGCTGGCGATTTCCTACTTTTCAGGGCATTTTCTGCAGCTGTGTCTCTTGACAATACTGAG GTTGTATCATTACTAGCAACTGCTGTAAATAATCTTGTTACTGGTGAGCTTATGCAGATGTCAATAACTCCAGCACAGCGCTGCAG CATGGACTATTATTTGCAGAAGACATACTACAAGACAGCTGCATTGATTTCAAACAGCTGCAAAGCTATTGCTGTCCTTGCTGAGCAAACAACAGAAGTACAAGCTCTTGCTTATCAGTATGGCAGACACTTG GGCATAGCATATCAGTTGATCGATGACATCCTTGATTTCACAGGCACATCAGCTTCACTAGGCAAAGCCTCCTTGTCTGATATCCAT CAGGGAATTGTGACAGCTCCCATACTTTTTGCGATGGAAGAATTCCCTGAACTGCATGACATTGTTGAACAGGGATTTGATGACCCTTTAAATGTTAAGACG GCCCTCAAATACCTTTCAAAAAGTCAGGGAATCGAGAGGACGAGGTTTCTTGCTGCTGAACATGCAAAACTGGCAGCGGGCGCTATCGATGATCTTCCTGATAGTGAGGATCAAGTGTTGCTTAACTCGAGGCAAGCGCTCAAAGATCTTACTCAAAAGTTCATGAGAAGAACAAAGTGA
- the LOC117844947 gene encoding L-type lectin-domain containing receptor kinase SIT2 has product MKRMCLLFLGLALAVSYGAGDDQFVYSGFTGSNFTIDGEATVTPSGLLKLTNGTDRLKGHAFYPTPLRFYKSRNNTVKSFSVTFVFGIISDAPNRSRHGMAFFIAPSKNFSDALSSQYLGLTSAANIGDPRNHLFAVELDTVLSYEFEDINDNHVGIDINSLHSIESVAPYFFDKNNRIVQLSLSSHEAMQVWVDYDGETNRINVTIAPLSTAKPIIPLISTTYDLSTVLTETAYVGFSASTGIATRTEHYVLGLSFGMGGPAPAIDMARLPKLPRVELKVQSKVMEIVLPIVITTFFLTMGATIFLLIQRRRLQRADLLEDWEIEYGPHRFSYKNLFQATEGFKNKHLIGRGGFGQVYKGVLTTSKTEVAVKRVSHESRQGMREFIAEVVSIGRLRHRNIVQLLGYCRRKGELMLVYEYMPNGSLDKYLYTSDDRRCVGWHERFQIIKGTASGLLYLHEYWEQVVIHRDIKASNVLLDRDMNGRLGDFGLARLYNHGTDPQTTRMAGTFGYIAPELARTGKASPLTDVFAFGILLLEIACGRRPIEGRAQDTTPFILVDWLTEHWRNGSLMEAVDRRLQSDYNVDEACVVLRLGLWCSHPLPNARPSMQQVMMYLEGQHPVPEFVPMDVACKAGLDTVMIISHQSSVGTMSGLSGGR; this is encoded by the coding sequence ATGAAGCGTATGTGCCtcctcttccttggccttgcacTGGCAGTCTCCTATGGCGCCGGTGATGACCAATTTGTCTACAGCGGCTTCACCGGTAGTAACTTCACCATCGACGGCGAGGCCACAGTCACACCAAGTGGACTTCTGAAGCTTACCAATGGAACGGACCGGCTCAAAGGGCATGCGTTCTACCCAACTCCGTTGCGCTTCTACAAATCCCGAAACAACACAGTTAAATCCTTCTCAGTCACCTTCGTGTTTGGCATCATCTCGGACGCTCCCAATCGCAGCAGACATGGTATGGCCTTCTTTATTGCCCCAAGCAAGAATTTTTCAGATGCACTTTCGAGCCAGTACCTAGGACTCACCAGTGCGGCTAACATTGGTGATCCGAGAAATCATCTCTTTGCTGTTGAGCTCGATACTGTCCTTAGTTACGAGTTCGAAGACATCAACGACAACCATGTTGGAATTGACATCAACAGTCTCCACTCCATTGAATCTGTTGCACCCTATTTCTTTGATAAAAATAACCGTATTGTGCAACTGTCCCTTAGTAGCCATGAGGCAATGCAAGTGTGGGTGGACTATGATGGAGAGACTAACCGGATTAATGTGACAATTGCACCCCTCAGTACCGCTAAACCCATAATTCCACTGATATCAACCACATACGACCTGTCAACAGTACTTACCGAGACAGCTTATGTAGGTTTTTCAGCCTCAACAGGCATCGCTACTAGAACAGAACATTACGTACTCGGTCTGAGCTTTGGCATGGGAGGACCTGCTCCAGCTATCGACATGGCCAGACTACCAAAGCTTCCTCGTGTTGAGTTGAAGGTTCAGTCCAAGGTCATGGAGATTGTTTTGCCAATAGTTATCACCACCTTCTTCCTTACAATGGGCGCCACCATCTTTCTACTTATACAGAGGCGGCGATTGCAGCGTGCTGATCTTTTGGAAGATTGGGAAATTGAGTATGGACCTCATAGGTTCTCATACAAGAATTTGTTCCAAGCTACAGAGGGATTCAAGAACAAGCATCTTATCGGTAGAGGGGGATTTGGGCAGGTGTACAAGGGAGTACTTACAACATCTAAGACGGAGGTTGCAGTGAAGAGGGTGTCCCATGAGTCAAGGCAAGGCATGAGAGAGTTCATTGCCGAGGTTGTTAGCATTGGTCGCCTGCGACATAGAAATATCGTTCAATTGCTTGGCTATTGTCGACGTAAAGGAGAGCTCATGTTGGTCTATGAGTACATGCCAAACGGTAGTCTTGACAAGTACTTATATACTAGTGATGATAGGCGTTGTGTAGGTTGGCACGAGAGGTTCCAGATCATAAAAGGTACAGCATCAGGCCTTCTCTACCTTCATGAATACTGGGAACAAGTTGTCATCCATCGAGATATCAAGGCAAGCAATGTGCTCCTTGACAGAGATATGAATGGGAGGCTTGGTGATTTTGGTTTGGCGAGGTTATACAACCATGGAACAGATCCCCAAACCACACGCATGGCTGGCACTTTCGGTTATATAGCTCCGGAGTTAGCACGTACAGGTAAAGCATCCCCTCTAACTGATGTGTTCGCTTTTGGCATACTCCTCCTTGAAATTGCCTGTGGAAGAAGGCCCATTGAGGGAAGAGCACAAGACACCACCCCGTTCATATTGGTGGATTGGCTGACTGAGCATTGGCGCAATGGGTCACTCATGGAGGCAGTGGATAGGAGGCTCCAAAGTGACTACAATGTTGATGAGGCATGTGTAGTGCTCAGATTGGGACTGTGGTGCTCACATCCATTGCCAAATGCAAGACCCAGCATGCAACAAGTCATGATGTACCTTGAAGGCCAGCATCCTGTTCCTGAGTTTGTACCAATGGATGTAGCATGTAAAGCAGGGTTAGACACAGTCATGATCATATCCCATCAATCAAGCGTTGGCACTATGTCTGGTCTCTCGGGAGGAAGATGA